A region of the Etheostoma spectabile isolate EspeVRDwgs_2016 unplaced genomic scaffold, UIUC_Espe_1.0 scaffold00005895, whole genome shotgun sequence genome:
TCATTGATTTGGTGACTAAAGCATACCGACTAATTATGAGCTAATTATTAATTGTGagcaaaaaacaaagtggataACATTACaacagcctttaaaaaaaaaaaaaggttttgtgaaAACTCGTCATCCTCCTCTGCTACTCCTCATTGTGACTTTCACACATAGTTTAGTACCTTGATGAGGCCACCGAAGGAGCGGGAACGTGGATGTTTCTTGCCGGGAGCTGGGAGAAGCAGGTGCTGCTCTTTAGAAGGTGTGTCTGCGGATGTCTGCTTGACCAACTGcacatgggggaaaaaaacttccATTTTATATTAAAAGACTTAACACACAGAGGAATTTGCATTCGGGAGGATCAACAGCAGAAGCAGCTCAGTTTCTACATGCATCAGCCAGTTGAACACTAGGAATGTAAAAAGACCCTGAGGGGAACCTGTCGGACGAGTTTCTTCTTCTTGGCGGAGTCGGGCATGTTGTGGTTGACGTGTCTGAAGAGCTCCTTCAGAGCGTCTTCTGTGTATTGCTGAGCTGGTGACTGGAACTGTTCCTGAGAGCTGGGGCCCTGAACGGCCGTCCTCTTCAGGGTCACCGCTGCCCGCCGAGCGGGGGAGCTGCTCGCCGCCAGCAGCTCCAGGTCATCCTGAGAAAGGAGAAGGCTGTCAACTGCAAATGGACTCAATTACCCATGTGTGCGCAGGGAAAATGAcagttcatgttaaaaaaaaatttaaaaaatacacgCAGCATTTGGTTTGATCACCATATTGTTTGCAGCATAGTGACTCAAACTTGCTGAAATGGTTGGTCTCCTTCACTGCCCTAAAAAATATGGAATACTGTCACTGTTGCTACATTTTTCACACTCCTTTTACAACAAGAGTGGTTTCTCTCTTTACCAACAATTGAGGTATTAATCCACTTCAGGGGTCACCAACTGGCAGACTCCTGTCCAAAACCGAattttttaacaggcagaacGAGTAAATAGTATATATTTGTAGGTATCAAATTCTTCAAACCTCTGCGGGGGAAGAGGGTTAATGGACCTCTTTCAATATAAGTTGAATATCCCTGATCTACTTTCAATTTGTTAGATTTCATATTTAGAATGTTTTCACAAAGTTCATCTtctcagaaaagaaaaacagggaaGCGAAAGAATGGATTCATTGCTATTTTGATAGCAGGGGAAGTGAGGACaaactgctaactaacatggtCTGGTGTGTTAATGTTGAAAAGGTGGTGCTGTGAGGTGGTGCTCCCTCCACTAACCTTGGTCTGCAGAGCCTTGGAGCCAGTGAAGTGCACTCTGGCGTATTCCCGCAGGTAGACTGGAGCCTGAACAACACGCAGCACACACCAGTCACATTTTATGTATCTAGATATCAGAGTatttagtagtagtaataataataataataataaatcaccCTGAAGAGTTTCTGTGAGTGTTTGATGAGGAAGGCCATGCTGCTGTTCAGTTTCTTCAGATTGTCTTTCAGGTCACTGGCTGTCATCTGGAACAAGAGGGAACAGAAGTCAGTCAACACCCAGTCACTTAACACTAAATTGAACACTATTAAATTCTACACAGACTGGCTTTAAGGAGAGTACTGTAAATATATGGCAGATTTTAGGCAATTTTCTTTAGGGTGAATGAATAACTGTGGTGAACAATTGCGTTTCCAAATTGAGCAAAATAATCTTCCTCGAAGCGCAGTTATAAAACGACAAATCTTACATGTTTGGGCCAAAGGACATGCGGGGCAAACATGAGGGCCAGGTTAAAGGCGGACATCTTGTTTTTGTCCTGATGCTTGGCAGTGTGGTAGAGCAGGTCCAGCAGGAGTTTCAGCAGTGAGCGGTTGGCCTGGGGTAACAGcagaaagaggagctgcagggCCTCAATCTGACGCTCCTTGTTGGGTAACGCAGTCTTGTTGCCGTGTTCGTCAAACAGAGTTATATCTGGGAGAGGGACACGGGTGGAGGAAGTAAAGTCATgaaaagatttatttaaaaaaaaggtgttgccatttttcttttaaacaatagcccgtgacaaaacaaaaacaatgaatctGCATTTGTGACTGATGAATTTCAGATGTCCTGCTTTTTAAAATATGCAGCATTCTATGTTTAATGTGGAGCAATCAATGCTGAATCATTATACGTTTAACAAAAtgtctaactgtgtgtgtgtgtgtgtgtgtgtgtgtgtgtgtgtgtgtgtgtgtgtgtgtgtgtgtgtgtgtgtgtgtgtgtgtgtgtgtgtgtgtgtgtgtccctacCGGCTATCTTGAGGTGTGCGTggaagtgtctgtgtgtgagcagGGGCTCGGGCAGCTCTCCCAGGAAAGTCTTGAGCAGCGTGGCCACGTCATTGGGGTGAAAGTCCCCAGACTTCAGGTCGACTTCGGCCCCGCTGTTGAGGAGCTCTTTCAGGGTCTGCTGGCGAACACTGTTCCCCGGCACCCGAAACAGACCCTCTACGTGCAGATCTGAGTGCATAGAGTTGAGTTTATTCAAGTAGCCTTATTAGAAGAACACATACTTGCCTCTAGGCTTCCTGGGGCTCTGAACACGAGCAGGTAGGAACCAGCAAGTAAAAACTTCTGAAATCTGATCATTCCAAGCCAGTTTTGGGCTATTtggaatttgtctttttttattctagctaaaaaacaaaacatgacatgCACACTACTCCAAAACAAATAGCGTAAAATACTATCCATATTCATCAGTAGAAAGACTGATATAAAGGGTTGTTCatccttcaaaaaaaaaaaaaaaaaaagaatcagtgGTGTTGTGTTGAATTCCCCAAATTTTCAGAAGGTTTTGTTCTTCCCCAGCAAACAATACTGATTTCACTTTTCAAAGATTCTGGAATGCAGatgtaaaaacaacttttattatttagaGGACTCACTTTTGCTGAGGTACTCAATGAGCTGGTAGATCTGGGCAATGCAGCTCTCTGTCAGTGTGGTTCCAAACACGATGCCTTTATCTGTGAAAGTATTAGAAGAGAAGAGAGTGATGGATATGACCAAAGGTTACTGAAAGAGCGCTTCAATTTCAACAACATGCGACTTTAAGCCACGCAGTCCCTTCACAGGTCTAAAGCAGACATTAACACTAAAAAACAAGTCTGATGGCATCTCATACGCCACGTTGAAAGACCTATACTTAAGTCAAACAGGCTAGAAAAAAAGCAGGTTGGCCTGTGTGTAATTATTGTCAGCTGTTAAATCCCAAAATATGAAAATGGACAGGAAGTGAAAGCCCCCTCTCTAAGTACTGATCTTGCAGAACTGTTCCGAATTACATTTTCACGCATCCCTCACTTCCACAACACTGAAGTGATGCGTGCAGTtcatcctcccctcctcctcctcctcctcctcctcctctcctcctcctcctcctcctcctcctcctcctcctcctcctcctcgtgtaTGCTCACCCAGATTATAGTTAATCATATTGCAAACATCTGTCACCTAATGTCTTGGTTTACTATGATTACTTTAGTTATAAATTACTAATTTATGTTGTTTGATTAAGCTAATATCAGAAACTGTggtaaaataatattttggtTAGAACTTTTCCACTATATTGTTTTGTACTGTTGCAAGGTTGTATGATAATTCATTCAATAGATATGATTCAATTAGCACTTCTTAAAGCACTATTTCTGTTGTAATGTAACGTTTAAGTTGCTCATTCATGCATCTGACGTGGAGGAGGCCAAGAGAGTGGGTTAACATGCTGAATCAAACTCCAAACTGTCTACCGTTGATCAAGGCATGACTCTGACTGTGGTTTCTGATGGGCTCTGTGTTACAGTGATAcaaggtgggggaaaaaaatggggAGAGACTTACACCTCTATTAAGATCTGGATCAACAGTTGACGTACTGTACACTGCAGCTACACATACCCACCCACAGGAAGTGATATTCCCACAACAGTTACAGAAACATTGTAGTTAATTAAAAGGGAGCGATTGACTGACCTTTGCGTTTGAGGAAGTTGAAAGAGCGAAAGAAGCCTCCATTTCCACCTGTTGGCGTCTTAGGGCCCTCCTCACCAAGGAGCTGTGCAAACTCCGTCCCGGGTAGATCGATAAGGCGAGTAATGTTACTAAGCACCAGCTCCAGGAAAACATCAGGGTTCTCATGGCGGAGTTTCTCCACAAAAAAGTCGGGGCTGAAGAGGACTTGTGGTCGGTCAGCACAAGAGCCCCCGGGTGATTCCTCATGATTCATCACCATATTGCACGCTACACCTCTGCTGGGGAGAGACAGGAAGATggtaaacacatttttctcataGTCTGGGAGAGGAAATCATACACACTTAATTATTATTAGAAgaaaacacaggcacacaagTCTGCTGCTTGATGGATTTTTTATGCTTTAAGTAGTAGACGTTATTAATGTCAATTAAGGATCATTGTTATATTCCCCTTCTGAAAAGCAACAGCAGTACAAATCAAAATGTCTATATGTTATAAATAGGATACACAACCTATGTTCAATAAACtaacctttgtgttgtaaaaattgaaaatcaacacttttgttgaggctttttaatcgctgtttttaactttctttagtttttttcccctatgTCCACTATTAACTTccgttttacagttatttctggaatttacagtcaataaaaaaataaattatacctaatgtttgagttagaaaagcataaattaggaattatttagactaaagtaaaaggaatggatgttgatggataattacagactggaatatgtcaacttttactcaatactatttcaaaaccgcttcaatgttttttttttcaaaagctataaaattgaataagaaaccccaaaattaatgaaagtagagatgtgtacttgccaaagactcaatcatgttatttgggctaattaaaaagaacattgatgtaggaaaacatGGGTTAATATTACCTGATGACATAGGCTTATTTTCTCAGTCCAGGGCCAAAGTTGACATTTTAcaactgttttcacaggctgCAGTATTCATAACAAGTAAATCGTTTTAGTGCCTCTTCCATTTCAACCTAACCCCCTTCTGTGTAGCCAATTCTGACAAAACCCATTAGCATCTATAGCCTCAAAAACGACTAAAGTTGAAACTACACTTCTGACCATTTCAGTGAAGCTTAAAGCTAAACAAAGGCGTTATTGCTGTTATGTTCCTTCCTTCACAAACGTTAACGTTATGCGTGTAAAGAAACGTAGGACCAGTGGGTTACTGGTATTATCACAGTACTGCaccactaacgttagctagctaacatactttttttttttagctcgtGTAACGTCAACGTTAGTTTGCTCAaacctagctaacgttagctatagCTTGCTATGTCAACCCATAATCTctcagctaacgttagctaatggaAGCTGTGAATTCCAACGAAACTTAACTCATTTTCGAATATGTATTACAATTATAAACAGCAATGACTGGCCACCAAGCTGCAGTGCACTTGCGTAACTTTAATATTTGAAAGCAGCAGCTCGAGCTCtcggctaacgttagctagagTGACAGCCCTTGTCAATCAGTCTCACTGACAAAACACATGTTCACCAGTCTAAAATGTCTAAAGTTCAGCTTAAGACAAAGTAACGCTCACTCTGCGTCAATGTAAATAAGATTAAACTGTACCATTGTTAGTCTCCATTCGTTCTTACCttctattttgtttgttttcatcgACATCTTTACCCGCAGCCATGTTCAGTTTGAATCCTCCGCTGTTATCCTTCaggccacgcccacaccgtcaACCATTGGTCGTTTGACAAACGTGGGCGTGACGGGATGCGTCTGATTTGCCCATGTCCCTCACTGTGATTGGTCGGTTTGAATTCAGTAGCTTTTGTCAAGAGGAAAACAACATCTGTAAGGAAATCAAGCGAAGTGCTCTGTGCAAGTACACTGTACAACAATCACACATTCGTGGAAGTATTCACCACAATTAGTAAAACACTCAACATCACAAAATCCAAAATCACATTTCATCTCAACATTTCAATTgaatttttatttcacacatgtCTACGTGTTCTTTATCATGTCTATCTATTCAAATGACTAGACAAAAAATGATATCTtgagaaaagtggattttgaggaGTCCCATTCATTCTGCACTCGCCTGTGATCACCCGCAGTGgactctggtggaactgcaaccagttcagaAGCCGGAAATATCGAGAGAGTGGAAGTTCTTCCCTTATTAGAAATTCTTTGGTCTGGTTCAAGAACAGAGAGTTTGTCAATGGACAATTATTTTTTCATCTCAGAGATATGCATCTCCTGTGCCTTCCGAGGATATGATTATCAGAGCTGTATCAGGCCTTTAAAGTTAGGCCCGACaagacccgagcccgacagaaTTTGGCCCAAACCTGACCAGTACATTTCGACTGACGGCTTTTTAAAAGCCTGAATCCGTTTGCAGCCTGACATTATTCAAACGTCTgcatttataatatttttaataaaattgaTTCATGACTATCGTAGGCTATAGGCTACTTGGAAGTCggaacaaataaacaaaatgagTCCTTGATGTTGGTGTGTCcgcatgatacaagccttccgtgatcagaaatgtgaggagcagttaatcatagtcctcgaaaaaaaaggaactacaACTACAACTAGTGCATGACCTCAACGCTCGAGAAAAAAGGGTTCCAGGAACTGCAGTCATGTTTTAGGAACTGCAAAATTCACGTTTAGCACTTTTGTGGTCTGTCATCAGATTGCGTAAATGTTTTTACGCAtaccacaaccccccccccccgtatcCTTCTACCTGATAATTTAATGGTTGTCCATCATTAAACAATAATGGTAGTGCTGCTTTTTAATGAACTATTTAACTGGATCGGTTAGTGGTCATTTAAGGTCAACTATAAATGTGTGTCCTTTTTTAAGAGAATAAGATAACATCTTTGAAGagttcaaaaatacaaaacttcccCATCTTTTTGTCTCTCGCAGAAGGTTTGAGGTTTCACACCCAACATGTCAGACAATCTCTCCATCTCAGTTCTATTTAAACTGGGTCAAGAGTCACACTTTCAATGCACTGGTGCCCACTAAGCAACACACTTTGCCTTTGTAGGACATGCACACACTTTATCCAATGGATCATTTAAGTCATGACATGTACTTTCaatgtgttacatttttaatttttaatttttattaggGACCATGTACAATTCTAAACACAAACGTTACCATGTGATACACTGTACCAGAGTTAGCCTTAATTCACATCTGCAGTCCCCTGGCAGGTCActataaaaaacatacaaacaacacCCCAGCACCCCAGCCCTAACGCatcccatacacacacacatacacacacacacacacacacacacacacacgcacacgcacacacacgcacacacacacacacacacacacacacacacacacacacacacttagtgcagactgttttttttgggggaccCTTCATCAATATAATGCATtacctagccccttaccctaaccttaaactTCACAACTGAATGCCTAACTTTAAGCCTTACCctcaccataaccataacctaattctaaccctaatcctgaTATTGAGTATTGACCCTCAAatagccctttaaagttgtggggtacagcattttggccccataAATATATCGTGTCCAGGgcatgaagttaacttttttgaccacctgTATCTCTTTAagcctactcgtggacattgcgccggagctgtagtaggggggccGGGTTGGGACACACAATGATACACACCatgaagtacttattggactttaacttatcattgcaacttcaataatgtagctgtcctccATTTAGGTCATCCTGGACATCTCATCTGCGgattttcctgcatccaccatgtgtgattgtgtgtgtgcgtgcgtcagTCGCGAGCCGACAGGACTTTCAGAGACTTTACAGTGAAAAAaacgttacagcgtacattaatgttaaaatgtttacaggttggcaggacgtcCTTCGCTGGGCATTTTGTTGGTGAGAttttcgagtcacacacgtctcgtcttcattACAGAAACAGGGAAAGGAATTTGAACCGTTCTCACTCCTGATTGGTCATTtgctgcacgtgggactgctgggattgtcgcgAGTAATAAAAATGCGATAGGGGGcccccggctgtcaatcaatgtcttcctgTGATGTGGGTCCCCGATTGGTCCGGGCCTGTAAGCAACCGTGTACCCTGCTTACTGATAGTGAAccgtctgaatcactcaattgtcattggctaccagccaacgtggcaggtagattgacagt
Encoded here:
- the LOC116677812 gene encoding rho GTPase-activating protein 19 — protein: MAAGKDVDENKQNRSRGVACNMVMNHEESPGGSCADRPQVLFSPDFFVEKLRHENPDVFLELVLSNITRLIDLPGTEFAQLLGEEGPKTPTGGNGGFFRSFNFLKRKDKGIVFGTTLTESCIAQIYQLIEYLSKNLHVEGLFRVPGNSVRQQTLKELLNSGAEVDLKSGDFHPNDVATLLKTFLGELPEPLLTHRHFHAHLKIADITLFDEHGNKTALPNKERQIEALQLLFLLLPQANRSLLKLLLDLLYHTAKHQDKNKMSAFNLALMFAPHVLWPKHMTASDLKDNLKKLNSSMAFLIKHSQKLFRAPVYLREYARVHFTGSKALQTKDDLELLAASSSPARRAAVTLKRTAVQGPSSQEQFQSPAQQYTEDALKELFRHVNHNMPDSAKKKKLVRQLVKQTSADTPSKEQHLLLPAPGKKHPRSRSFGGLIKRKARGEQLTAERRLKHISPEIVTRTERKPGKENAMWQGVKSPLNGPVLGKAGL